One genomic segment of Bacteroidota bacterium includes these proteins:
- a CDS encoding PorT family protein, with translation MKKVFLLFCISISACIAQGQVIISLLLGDLLNTGKIEFGLDGGANFSALNGLNGSKSITGFHLGFYFDFKLENNWMIHTGVIVKSPLGANGINPYSVNDALLDSAFIGGEVSRNLRYFNVPVLAKYMLPSHFYAEAGIQLGLMNKAFDEFTQEVNEPEDLKYKLDIEKQYHPLDAGIVAGIGYRMLKGNGMNLSVRYYYGMIDIKIDDSEPDVFNRSLYLAVGIPIGATKAKEKRGE, from the coding sequence ATGAAAAAGGTATTTCTCTTATTTTGTATTTCAATTTCTGCATGTATTGCACAAGGTCAAGTAATTATTTCACTGCTTCTTGGTGATTTACTTAACACGGGAAAAATAGAATTTGGTCTGGATGGTGGTGCAAATTTTTCTGCATTAAATGGATTGAATGGTTCTAAGTCAATTACCGGATTTCATCTGGGATTTTATTTCGATTTTAAATTAGAAAATAATTGGATGATTCATACAGGTGTAATTGTAAAATCTCCATTAGGAGCTAACGGAATTAATCCTTATTCTGTAAATGATGCATTGCTCGACTCAGCTTTTATCGGTGGTGAAGTATCTCGCAACTTACGTTATTTTAATGTGCCCGTTTTGGCAAAATATATGCTTCCAAGTCATTTTTATGCAGAAGCTGGTATTCAATTAGGTTTGATGAATAAGGCGTTTGATGAATTTACACAAGAGGTGAATGAGCCTGAAGATTTAAAGTATAAATTGGATATAGAAAAGCAATATCATCCTTTGGACGCAGGTATTGTTGCAGGTATTGGTTACAGGATGCTAAAGGGTAATGGAATGAATTTATCCGTACGCTATTATTATGGAATGATTGATATTAAAATAGATGATTCAGAACCGGATGTATTTAATCGTTCCCTTTATCTCGCAGTAGGAATACCTATTGGTGCAACAAAAGCAAAAGAAAAAAGAGGAGAATAA
- a CDS encoding quinone-dependent dihydroorotate dehydrogenase gives MYQLLKPLLFQINPEKAHHLTLSLLKTALAIPGYAAISDATLVPDNSKWNRTVAGLHFKNPIGLAAGFDKNAEYIPLIAHLGFAFIEVGTITPKPQSGNDTPRLFRLPKDKALINRMGFNNDGVEVMLKNLNHKKTITAREKYKLIIGGNIGKNKITPNADAWKDYNKCFEKLHPYVDYFVVNVSSPNTPGLRELQEKEPLKYILSQLQDLNNKLGKKPLFLKIAPDLTDAQLNDIISVVKETQLTGLIISNTTIERSGLKTSDEEIQIIGAGGLSGKPLLKKSNDVLWYVRRIAGKDLVLIGAGGILNGDDANSKFDRGASLVQVYSGLIYEGPALVKNILKAI, from the coding sequence ATGTATCAACTGCTAAAACCTTTACTGTTTCAAATCAATCCTGAGAAAGCGCATCATCTTACGCTTTCACTTTTAAAAACTGCGCTTGCTATTCCCGGATATGCTGCAATAAGTGATGCAACACTTGTTCCTGATAATTCAAAATGGAATCGCACAGTTGCGGGATTGCATTTTAAAAATCCTATTGGACTTGCTGCAGGCTTTGATAAAAATGCAGAATATATTCCGCTGATTGCGCATCTTGGTTTTGCATTTATTGAAGTAGGAACAATTACACCGAAACCACAAAGTGGAAATGATACACCTCGATTATTTCGCTTGCCAAAAGATAAAGCATTAATAAATCGTATGGGATTTAATAATGATGGAGTAGAAGTGATGCTGAAAAATCTGAATCATAAAAAAACAATTACTGCAAGAGAAAAATATAAATTAATTATAGGAGGAAATATTGGGAAAAATAAAATTACTCCCAACGCTGATGCTTGGAAAGATTATAATAAGTGTTTTGAAAAATTACATCCTTACGTTGATTATTTTGTGGTGAATGTGAGTAGCCCAAACACACCCGGATTAAGAGAGCTTCAGGAAAAAGAACCTTTGAAATATATCCTTTCACAATTGCAGGATTTAAATAATAAACTGGGTAAGAAACCCTTGTTTTTAAAAATAGCTCCTGATCTTACTGATGCACAATTGAATGATATTATATCGGTGGTGAAAGAAACACAATTAACCGGATTAATAATTTCGAATACTACAATTGAAAGAAGTGGATTGAAAACATCTGATGAAGAAATTCAAATAATAGGAGCCGGTGGATTAAGCGGGAAACCATTATTAAAAAAATCAAACGATGTATTATGGTATGTGCGCAGAATTGCAGGTAAGGATTTGGTTTTAATAGGTGCAGGTGGAATATTAAATGGCGATGATGCAAATTCTAAATTTGATAGAGGCGCATCGTTGGTACAAGTGTATTCAGGATTGATTTATGAAGGCCCTGCATTAGTAAAAAATATTCTGAAAGCAATTTAA
- a CDS encoding N(4)-(beta-N-acetylglucosaminyl)-L-asparaginase, with protein sequence MTSRRNFIKQAALGGAGIFSLPKIALPSPIMNNPPIVISTWNFGIYTNEAAWKILSTNGRALDAIENGIHVAENDLHSTSVGLAGYPDREGHTTLDACIMDENYNCGSVIFLEKIKHPISVARKIMETTPHVILAGSGAQQWALQNGFELDDYKNPEAVKAYREWLKTSQYKPVINFENHDTIGMVAMDANQNLSGGCSTSGMAFKIRGRVGDSPIIGAGLYVDNEVGACTSTGVGEEVIRIVGSHLVVEKMRDGMTPQAACKYAVERMLKIRKEASKEIQVGFIAISKNGEYGGYAIQPGFNYAVYTEANGNILIDAQSYY encoded by the coding sequence ATGACTAGCCGAAGAAATTTTATTAAACAAGCTGCATTAGGTGGTGCGGGAATTTTTTCTTTACCAAAAATTGCATTGCCATCACCAATTATGAATAATCCTCCTATAGTAATTTCTACCTGGAATTTTGGTATCTATACGAATGAAGCTGCATGGAAAATATTAAGTACAAATGGCAGAGCATTAGATGCAATTGAAAATGGAATTCATGTTGCAGAAAATGATTTGCATTCTACTTCTGTTGGTCTTGCGGGTTATCCAGATAGAGAAGGTCATACCACTTTGGATGCATGCATTATGGATGAAAATTATAATTGTGGTTCTGTAATTTTTTTAGAAAAAATAAAACATCCAATTTCTGTAGCAAGAAAAATAATGGAAACAACACCGCATGTAATTCTTGCAGGAAGTGGTGCTCAACAATGGGCATTGCAAAATGGATTTGAGTTGGATGATTATAAAAATCCGGAAGCAGTAAAAGCATATCGGGAATGGCTAAAAACATCGCAGTATAAACCAGTAATTAATTTCGAGAATCATGATACAATTGGTATGGTTGCGATGGATGCAAATCAAAATTTATCAGGTGGATGTTCTACCAGCGGAATGGCATTTAAAATACGAGGGCGTGTTGGTGATTCACCAATTATCGGTGCAGGATTATATGTAGATAATGAGGTAGGTGCATGCACATCTACGGGTGTGGGTGAAGAAGTAATTCGCATTGTGGGTTCTCATCTTGTTGTAGAAAAAATGCGTGATGGTATGACTCCGCAAGCAGCATGTAAATATGCGGTTGAACGCATGCTTAAAATTAGAAAAGAAGCGAGTAAAGAAATTCAGGTAGGATTTATTGCAATTAGTAAAAACGGTGAGTATGGTGGTTACGCAATTCAACCGGGATTTAATTATGCAGTCTATACCGAAGCAAATGGCAATATTTTAATTGATGCGCAATCGTATTATTAA